Proteins encoded together in one Desulfosporosinus meridiei DSM 13257 window:
- the metA gene encoding homoserine O-acetyltransferase MetA, with protein MPIKIPENLPALNILHQENIFVMGEERAFHQDIRPLKIVILNLMPLKQATEIQLLRLLGNSPLQVDIVLLHIESHVSKNTAQEHLDSFYKSFSEIKAQKFDGMIITGAPVEHLDFEEVTYWEEFQTILDWTTTHVTSTIHICWAAQAGLYHHYGIPKYPLAEKMFGIFRHNVNKSGLNGMQLLRGFDDEFYVPHSRHTEVRRSDLEAHPELEILSESSEAGLYLVVSKDGRQVFVTGHSEYDTLTLKEEYDRDIAKGLSIALPKAYFPKDDPTKTPIHNWRSHTNLLFQNWLNYYVYQETPYDLGAR; from the coding sequence ATGCCTATCAAAATACCTGAGAATCTGCCGGCACTTAATATTTTACACCAAGAAAACATCTTCGTCATGGGAGAAGAACGCGCCTTTCACCAAGATATCCGTCCTTTGAAAATTGTAATCCTCAACCTCATGCCTCTTAAACAGGCTACTGAAATACAGCTATTAAGATTACTGGGCAATTCGCCTTTACAAGTAGACATTGTACTTTTGCATATCGAAAGCCATGTCTCTAAAAATACCGCCCAAGAGCATCTAGATTCATTCTATAAAAGTTTTAGTGAGATCAAGGCCCAAAAGTTTGACGGCATGATTATAACCGGAGCACCGGTGGAGCACTTAGACTTTGAGGAGGTAACTTACTGGGAAGAATTCCAAACTATTCTCGACTGGACAACTACTCATGTAACTTCAACGATTCACATTTGCTGGGCAGCTCAGGCCGGTCTATATCATCACTACGGAATTCCTAAGTACCCTCTGGCTGAGAAAATGTTCGGGATCTTCAGGCATAATGTCAACAAAAGCGGCCTAAACGGCATGCAGCTCCTCCGTGGTTTTGATGATGAATTTTATGTTCCCCACTCTCGTCATACAGAAGTTAGGCGCTCAGACCTTGAAGCACACCCTGAATTAGAAATTCTATCAGAATCGAGTGAAGCAGGTCTTTACCTTGTTGTCTCCAAAGATGGACGGCAAGTATTTGTAACAGGGCACTCAGAGTACGATACCTTAACTTTAAAGGAGGAGTACGACCGGGACATCGCCAAGGGGTTATCTATAGCTTTGCCTAAAGCATATTTTCCCAAGGATGACCCCACCAAAACCCCTATTCATAACTGGCGTTCCCATACTAACTTGCTTTTTCAAAACTGGCTGAATTACTACGTCTATCAAGAGACCCCCTACGATTTAGGGGCACGTTAA
- a CDS encoding homocysteine synthase, translating into MTEKRQLGIETISLHGGQSPDSATNSRAVPIYQTSSFVFNDTDHAANLFALKESGNIYTRITNPTQDVFEQRLALLEGGIGALATASGQAAITYALLNIVQAGDEIVASSSLYGGTFTLFNYTFAKLGIKVHFVDVDKPEEYRSKITAKTKALYTETIGNPLINIADLEIISDIAHENGIPLIVDNTFASPYLCRPIEHGADIVVHSATKFIGGHGTSIGGAIIDSGKFNWNNGKFPGLSQPDPSYHDIVFTEACGNAAYITKARVSLLRDTGACLSPFNAFLFLQGLETLPLRMERHVENAQKVAEFLDQHELVTWVNYPGLKKSPYHTLAKKYLPRGSGSIFTFGLKGGLNEGKKFINNLQLFSHLANIGDAKSLVIHPASTTHQQLDEESQRSAGVSPDMIRLSIGIETIADLLDDLDQALLASQRP; encoded by the coding sequence ATGACTGAAAAACGACAACTGGGTATCGAAACAATTTCCTTACATGGAGGGCAAAGCCCTGATTCCGCCACAAATTCGAGGGCTGTTCCAATCTACCAGACATCTTCCTTTGTCTTCAATGACACTGATCATGCAGCCAATTTATTTGCTCTCAAAGAATCCGGCAATATTTACACTCGAATTACGAATCCTACCCAAGATGTTTTCGAACAACGCCTAGCTCTTCTGGAAGGAGGTATCGGCGCTCTCGCTACTGCTTCCGGCCAAGCTGCAATTACCTATGCCCTTTTAAATATTGTTCAAGCCGGAGACGAGATAGTTGCTTCCAGCTCTCTTTACGGCGGTACTTTCACGTTGTTCAACTACACATTCGCCAAACTGGGCATCAAGGTTCATTTCGTAGATGTTGACAAACCGGAGGAATATCGCTCAAAAATCACGGCTAAAACCAAGGCTCTATATACTGAAACCATCGGGAATCCGCTTATTAACATTGCGGATCTAGAGATAATTTCCGATATCGCTCACGAGAACGGCATTCCCCTAATTGTTGACAACACCTTTGCCTCACCTTATTTATGTCGCCCCATCGAACACGGAGCAGACATTGTAGTTCATTCAGCAACAAAATTTATTGGCGGACACGGTACTTCAATCGGAGGAGCGATTATCGACTCCGGAAAATTCAACTGGAACAACGGAAAGTTCCCGGGGCTTAGCCAACCCGATCCCAGTTACCACGATATTGTCTTTACAGAAGCCTGTGGAAATGCCGCTTATATTACAAAGGCTAGAGTCTCCCTGCTTAGAGATACAGGAGCCTGCCTCTCTCCCTTTAACGCCTTCCTATTCCTGCAAGGATTAGAAACGCTTCCCTTGCGTATGGAACGTCATGTTGAAAACGCCCAAAAAGTAGCAGAATTCTTAGATCAGCATGAATTAGTAACTTGGGTGAACTATCCTGGTCTTAAAAAGAGCCCCTACCATACACTTGCTAAAAAATATCTACCCAGAGGGTCGGGATCAATCTTTACCTTCGGCCTCAAAGGCGGCCTTAACGAAGGAAAAAAATTCATTAACAACCTTCAACTCTTCTCTCACTTAGCTAATATCGGGGATGCTAAATCCTTAGTCATTCATCCGGCCAGCACCACTCATCAACAGCTTGATGAAGAATCCCAACGCAGCGCAGGGGTCTCACCGGATATGATCAGACTGTCCATTGGAATCGAGACAATTGCTGACCTGTTGGATGATTTAGATCAGGCCCTCCTGGCAAGTCAGCGTCCCTAA
- the crcB gene encoding fluoride efflux transporter CrcB — protein sequence MQTALVIAVGGALGALSRYSLGVWISNKWNSSFPLHTFLINISGAFLLGFLHILFVERLNVSPFWRLGIGVGFLGAFTTFSTFGFEVISLLEGGSLITAGLYVILSIVVGFSGVALGVNLARLF from the coding sequence ATGCAAACTGCCTTAGTCATTGCTGTGGGAGGGGCTCTCGGTGCCCTCTCCCGCTATAGTCTTGGAGTATGGATCTCCAACAAATGGAATAGCAGCTTTCCCCTGCACACCTTTCTTATAAATATCTCGGGAGCCTTTCTCCTGGGTTTCTTGCATATATTATTTGTTGAACGACTTAATGTAAGTCCTTTCTGGCGTTTGGGAATTGGTGTTGGTTTTTTGGGGGCCTTTACCACTTTCTCCACATTTGGTTTTGAAGTAATTTCCTTACTTGAAGGGGGAAGTTTAATCACAGCCGGATTGTATGTCATACTCAGCATTGTCGTTGGTTTTTCCGGAGTTGCTTTAGGAGTAAACCTAGCTCGTTTATTCTAA
- a CDS encoding LysR family transcriptional regulator — protein sequence MIIDPLRIFVTIVENKHSSLAAEELYLTHPDVNSQIQSLEEELGSKLIDNTSKHLTLTQSGEIYYGYAKQILLLQDKAKQEIKQLSNVVTGDLRVGASYTIGEYILPSVVAEFAARYPKVEIDTAIANTQEIIHAVQENYLDIALVEGEVDNSDIMIRPIMEDEIILVVPNQHPLARLPIVTSEHLQDQVWILRESGSGTRAFSDKLIKEWGIEVRKTYVFGSGQAVKQAVTAGLGIALVSRCIVKKELNAKELKSIRIKGKRLTRSFYLIGSKDQETASEAIKAFMEHLFALEATSWKKIGKKGLDI from the coding sequence GTGATTATTGATCCATTGAGAATTTTCGTTACTATAGTTGAGAACAAACATTCTTCTCTTGCAGCTGAAGAACTTTATTTAACTCACCCGGATGTGAATTCTCAGATTCAAAGTTTAGAAGAGGAATTAGGCTCAAAGCTTATAGATAATACATCGAAGCATTTAACCCTTACGCAGTCCGGTGAAATTTACTATGGATATGCAAAGCAAATATTGCTTTTGCAGGATAAGGCCAAACAGGAAATCAAGCAGTTATCGAATGTGGTTACAGGGGATTTAAGGGTTGGAGCGAGTTATACCATTGGAGAATATATTCTACCCTCTGTAGTGGCAGAATTTGCAGCCAGATATCCAAAAGTAGAGATTGATACCGCTATTGCTAATACGCAAGAGATAATTCATGCAGTACAAGAAAACTATTTAGACATTGCTCTTGTCGAAGGAGAAGTCGATAATTCAGATATTATGATTCGTCCAATCATGGAGGATGAAATTATTTTAGTAGTACCTAATCAACATCCTTTGGCAAGGCTCCCTATAGTTACTTCGGAGCATCTCCAAGACCAAGTATGGATTCTTAGAGAAAGTGGTTCAGGAACTCGTGCGTTCAGTGATAAGCTTATAAAAGAATGGGGAATAGAGGTTAGGAAAACCTATGTTTTTGGAAGTGGTCAAGCAGTTAAACAGGCTGTAACAGCAGGTTTAGGAATCGCCTTAGTCTCCCGTTGTATTGTAAAAAAAGAGTTGAATGCCAAGGAATTGAAGTCAATCAGAATTAAAGGAAAGCGATTAACCCGTTCTTTTTATTTAATCGGGTCTAAAGACCAAGAAACGGCCTCAGAGGCTATAAAGGCTTTTATGGAACACCTATTTGCCCTAGAGGCTACTTCGTGGAAGAAAATCGGAAAGAAAGGTCTGGATATTTAA
- a CDS encoding radical SAM protein — protein MKDVVELVFHPTPSIERLYLELTNRCNLSCEMCYRQKWQEPLGDMSKEMLNSIAQEATQFPDLKEVILGGIGEPTIAYNFRQAIELFSSRYEVTVTTNGTTLDTELIDFLVSHKVARIVLSIDTTDVDTFDTIRHQNIQGILESTRYIAEQRPQGGPEIVWEFVVMKNTLPFLVETVRQAGQLGVTRIFVSHVIPMREEMISETLYGPTKSTEVDKFFQAALIAGLTRGVEVVLPKSEITTERYCKFIETQSAVVRWDGHVSSCYRFLHSYPEYVFGRYKQIEAHSFGSLQEKSLLEIWTSLEFMRYRYNVHHSEYASCPDCKWVEGCDMVLRSDMDCLGHAPSCGDCLWGRGISVCP, from the coding sequence ATGAAAGATGTTGTTGAATTAGTTTTTCATCCAACACCATCTATCGAACGTCTTTACTTAGAATTGACCAACCGATGTAATTTGTCATGTGAAATGTGTTATCGTCAAAAGTGGCAGGAACCTTTGGGAGACATGTCTAAAGAAATGCTGAATTCAATTGCGCAAGAGGCAACTCAATTCCCGGATCTTAAAGAAGTAATCCTTGGCGGAATTGGAGAACCCACAATTGCCTATAATTTTCGTCAAGCAATAGAACTTTTCTCTTCCCGGTATGAAGTGACTGTAACCACAAATGGAACTACCTTGGACACAGAATTGATTGACTTTCTCGTTTCTCATAAAGTAGCAAGGATTGTTTTGTCGATTGACACAACTGATGTAGATACATTTGATACAATTCGTCATCAAAATATTCAAGGGATTTTAGAGAGCACACGTTATATTGCTGAGCAAAGACCTCAGGGAGGGCCGGAGATAGTATGGGAATTTGTTGTCATGAAGAATACTCTCCCTTTTTTAGTGGAAACAGTTCGACAAGCGGGACAATTGGGAGTAACCAGGATTTTTGTTTCTCATGTTATTCCTATGAGAGAAGAAATGATCTCAGAGACTCTTTATGGTCCTACAAAGTCCACGGAAGTAGATAAGTTTTTTCAAGCAGCTTTAATAGCAGGTTTGACCAGAGGGGTAGAGGTGGTCCTGCCGAAAAGTGAGATAACTACGGAACGGTACTGCAAATTCATAGAAACTCAAAGTGCCGTCGTGCGTTGGGATGGTCATGTATCCTCCTGTTATCGTTTTTTGCACTCCTACCCGGAATATGTTTTTGGGAGATATAAGCAGATTGAAGCTCATAGTTTTGGATCTCTCCAAGAGAAATCCTTGCTTGAAATCTGGACTTCTCTTGAATTCATGAGATATCGCTATAATGTTCATCATAGTGAATATGCTTCATGTCCGGATTGTAAGTGGGTTGAAGGGTGTGATATGGTTCTCCGGTCAGATATGGATTGTCTAGGCCATGCCCCGTCTTGTGGGGATTGTCTTTGGGGACGAGGGATAAGTGTTTGTCCTTAA
- a CDS encoding YueI family protein, giving the protein MESDTYNDTLPSVDQDLTLQRISLGIHGAPELKRDEKLNYLGEFRERIIRRLTKKQVADTFVYTEIEEALKHEKSSKMLINGTLSPQLIDKYIKLARQVDKSYTMIYDPQLTGNTGLVVVSNEAVDIKDIDVQPQDPGSKDQLSR; this is encoded by the coding sequence ATGGAATCTGATACTTATAATGATACTCTGCCCTCAGTCGATCAGGATCTGACCTTACAAAGAATATCTCTAGGTATACATGGGGCACCAGAATTAAAACGCGACGAGAAGCTGAACTACCTGGGTGAATTTCGCGAGCGCATTATTCGACGCTTAACCAAAAAACAAGTTGCTGACACATTTGTTTATACTGAAATAGAGGAAGCATTGAAACACGAAAAGAGCTCAAAAATGCTTATAAATGGCACTCTGAGCCCTCAATTGATTGATAAGTATATAAAATTAGCCCGTCAAGTTGATAAATCCTACACGATGATTTATGATCCACAACTTACCGGCAACACTGGATTAGTCGTGGTGAGTAACGAGGCAGTGGACATAAAAGATATTGACGTTCAACCGCAAGATCCGGGTTCTAAAGACCAACTTTCCAGATGA
- a CDS encoding HAD family hydrolase, with product MIQTYIPGRGNINLEILVLDYNGTLALDGRMLDSVQENLKRLSPYLEIHIITSDTFGSVLQQCEGLPVQVKVLESAEHIKEKGDYVLSFRPREVVAIGNGANDQLMLQQAQLGIAVIGGEGASVQALLSADLVVNAIEEAFGLLLETNRLKATFRL from the coding sequence ATGATTCAAACGTATATACCCGGTCGTGGAAATATTAATCTGGAAATTCTAGTCTTAGACTATAATGGCACTTTAGCCTTAGATGGTAGAATGTTGGATTCTGTTCAAGAAAATCTTAAGCGCTTATCACCTTATCTAGAGATCCATATTATTACCTCAGACACCTTTGGTTCCGTCCTCCAACAATGTGAAGGGTTGCCCGTACAGGTTAAAGTATTAGAAAGCGCAGAACACATTAAAGAAAAGGGGGATTATGTTCTAAGCTTTAGGCCTCGTGAAGTTGTGGCCATCGGGAATGGAGCAAATGATCAATTAATGCTTCAGCAAGCCCAATTAGGGATTGCTGTCATTGGCGGCGAAGGTGCCTCTGTGCAGGCTCTTTTATCCGCTGATTTAGTTGTTAATGCCATAGAAGAGGCCTTCGGTTTACTCCTGGAGACTAACCGTCTTAAGGCAACTTTTAGACTATAA
- a CDS encoding DUF2179 domain-containing protein, with translation MEESMELIFIIIGINVVYVSLYTLRTIFVIKGQKGLASALSIVEVFVYMTGLGIVLQNLDNHWNLAAYCIGYGLGVYTGSRIEEYLALGYVTVQVTVDCVEIEIPTKLREYGYGVTSWLADGKDGQRLMMQVLAKRSNERKLIDILDKLCPKAFVVSYEPKNFKGGFWKKRMPKSFE, from the coding sequence ATGGAGGAGAGTATGGAACTGATTTTTATTATTATAGGGATAAATGTAGTCTACGTATCCTTATACACTCTGCGGACGATTTTCGTAATTAAAGGGCAGAAAGGCTTAGCGTCCGCTCTATCCATAGTTGAGGTTTTCGTTTATATGACAGGGCTGGGAATAGTTCTGCAAAACCTTGATAATCACTGGAATCTAGCAGCCTATTGTATCGGTTACGGTCTAGGAGTCTATACTGGAAGTCGGATTGAAGAGTATTTAGCCCTAGGTTATGTTACTGTTCAAGTAACAGTGGATTGCGTTGAAATAGAAATACCTACAAAGCTCAGAGAATACGGCTATGGTGTAACTTCTTGGTTAGCTGATGGCAAGGATGGACAACGTCTCATGATGCAAGTCCTGGCAAAGAGGAGTAATGAACGTAAATTAATTGACATTCTTGATAAACTTTGTCCTAAAGCCTTTGTTGTCTCTTACGAACCTAAAAACTTTAAGGGTGGATTTTGGAAAAAAAGAATGCCTAAGTCTTTTGAATAG
- a CDS encoding universal stress protein: protein MFKKILVATDASEYSRRALITALEIAQKYDAEIELLFVSYIREAYWGNNVAYGILIPQEQIDEAGEQALEATLQGIDVGNISVKKKIVQGYPSTMILEEAKKLEADLVVMGSHGYGPITGSLLGSVSQRVLPRAECPVLIVK from the coding sequence ATGTTTAAAAAGATATTAGTAGCTACGGATGCCTCGGAATATTCTCGTCGGGCTTTAATAACTGCTTTAGAAATTGCCCAAAAATATGATGCGGAAATTGAGCTTTTGTTCGTCAGTTATATCAGGGAGGCCTATTGGGGCAATAACGTTGCTTACGGAATCCTGATTCCCCAAGAACAAATTGATGAAGCAGGAGAACAAGCCTTAGAAGCAACCCTTCAAGGAATCGATGTAGGAAATATTTCCGTGAAGAAGAAAATAGTACAGGGCTATCCGTCAACAATGATCTTAGAAGAAGCTAAGAAACTGGAGGCAGATTTGGTGGTTATGGGAAGCCATGGCTACGGTCCAATTACAGGTTCTCTGTTAGGAAGTGTAAGTCAGCGCGTCCTTCCACGAGCAGAATGCCCGGTACTTATTGTTAAGTAA
- a CDS encoding universal stress protein, translating into MFKRILVATDASEYSRRGFKTALEFAQKFQAEIVLLFVAYTPEAYWGYNSAYSIQITLEEIEERGRLTIEATLEGINTQNIPVKKKVIQGHPSTIILEEIVTENIDLVVMGSHGYGPIAGAVLGSVSQRVLRRATCPVLIVK; encoded by the coding sequence ATGTTTAAAAGGATATTGGTGGCCACAGATGCCTCGGAGTACTCACGTCGAGGGTTTAAAACTGCCTTAGAGTTTGCCCAGAAGTTTCAGGCTGAAATTGTCCTTTTGTTTGTAGCTTATACTCCGGAAGCATATTGGGGTTATAATTCAGCGTATTCGATACAAATTACTCTTGAGGAAATTGAAGAAAGAGGGAGGCTGACCATAGAAGCCACTCTTGAAGGAATCAATACTCAGAATATCCCTGTCAAGAAAAAAGTGATCCAAGGGCACCCCTCGACCATAATTTTAGAAGAGATTGTTACTGAGAATATTGATTTAGTGGTTATGGGAAGCCACGGCTATGGACCAATAGCCGGAGCGGTATTAGGAAGCGTAAGCCAGCGTGTTCTTCGAAGAGCAACTTGCCCCGTTCTCATCGTCAAATAA
- a CDS encoding MFS transporter, whose translation MTLTERLETLPVFKFHYLLLISAGLGWMFDSMDTGIISFVLPVLMKAWSLSPEQVGTIGSIGLVGMAIGAILSGTIADVIGRKKVFASTLIIYSLATGLCGLSWNYESLLFFRFLVGFGLGGQLPVAVTLVSEFSPAKHRGKFLVLLESFWAIGWLLAALVSYVIIPWLGWQSAFYIGALPALYVFYLWKSIPESPRYLASKGRFSEAEEIVKDIETQAGVQRSNTKQHLQQKTLPRMAVTELFSAKFLKRTVFLWLLWFGIVFAYYGIFTWLPSILALKGFALTKSFQYVMTMTLAQIPGYFSAAYLVDKIGRKPTLALYLIGTAISAYFFGLSTDVQTILIMGSLMSFFNLGAWGIVYTYTPELYPTHARATGSGWAAGFGRIGGILAPIVVGLMIGTYKLPSETVFLMFATVLILTALNVIILGEETKGKPLDEAS comes from the coding sequence ATGACCCTAACCGAACGCTTAGAAACATTACCTGTATTTAAATTTCATTATCTTCTGTTAATCTCAGCTGGCCTAGGTTGGATGTTTGACTCTATGGACACCGGAATTATTTCCTTTGTACTCCCAGTGTTAATGAAGGCTTGGAGCCTCAGCCCAGAACAAGTCGGTACAATCGGGAGCATTGGACTTGTAGGTATGGCAATCGGGGCCATACTTTCGGGAACTATCGCTGATGTCATTGGCCGAAAGAAAGTGTTTGCCTCAACCCTTATTATCTATAGTTTGGCTACAGGATTGTGTGGTCTGTCTTGGAATTATGAATCTCTATTATTCTTTCGTTTTTTAGTTGGCTTCGGTTTAGGGGGGCAACTTCCTGTAGCTGTAACCCTAGTAAGTGAATTTTCTCCTGCTAAACATCGTGGTAAATTCCTCGTTCTCTTAGAAAGTTTTTGGGCCATAGGATGGCTCTTAGCTGCTCTTGTTTCATATGTGATTATTCCCTGGTTAGGATGGCAATCCGCCTTTTACATTGGTGCCCTTCCCGCCCTGTATGTATTCTATCTTTGGAAGTCCATCCCTGAGTCTCCTCGCTACTTAGCCTCAAAGGGAAGATTCTCTGAAGCGGAGGAGATTGTAAAGGACATTGAAACTCAAGCCGGGGTTCAGCGTTCTAACACGAAGCAGCACTTGCAGCAGAAGACTCTGCCAAGAATGGCAGTAACCGAACTTTTTTCAGCAAAATTTCTCAAGAGAACTGTCTTTCTCTGGCTGCTCTGGTTTGGCATTGTCTTTGCTTATTACGGAATCTTTACTTGGCTTCCTTCGATACTGGCCTTAAAGGGGTTCGCCTTAACCAAAAGCTTCCAATATGTAATGACGATGACTCTTGCCCAAATTCCTGGTTATTTTAGCGCTGCCTATTTAGTGGATAAGATTGGTCGAAAACCAACCCTAGCTCTATATCTCATCGGCACAGCAATTTCTGCTTATTTCTTTGGATTAAGCACAGATGTTCAAACTATACTTATAATGGGATCTCTGATGTCCTTCTTTAACCTGGGTGCGTGGGGAATTGTCTATACTTATACTCCGGAGCTTTATCCTACCCATGCTCGAGCTACCGGATCCGGTTGGGCCGCAGGGTTTGGAAGAATCGGCGGGATCTTGGCTCCTATAGTGGTGGGGTTAATGATAGGGACTTATAAGTTACCTTCAGAAACTGTATTCCTGATGTTTGCCACAGTACTTATTCTAACGGCCCTCAATGTAATAATCCTTGGAGAGGAAACTAAAGGAAAACCCCTGGATGAAGCTTCTTAA
- a CDS encoding RidA family protein — MNKQTLNTQNAPAAIGPYSQGVKVGNLIFTSGQLPINTQSGELVTDIEGATKQSLDNVKAILESSGSSMDKIVKTVVFLRDMNDFAAMNAVYATYFPSNPPARSAVQVAKLPKDAIVEIEAIALAE, encoded by the coding sequence ATGAATAAACAAACCCTTAATACTCAAAATGCCCCTGCGGCTATTGGTCCATATTCACAAGGAGTCAAAGTAGGTAACCTAATCTTTACCTCAGGGCAATTGCCTATTAACACTCAGAGTGGAGAATTAGTTACTGATATTGAAGGAGCTACCAAGCAATCCTTAGATAATGTTAAGGCAATCTTAGAATCCTCCGGTTCTTCAATGGACAAAATCGTCAAGACAGTGGTTTTCTTAAGAGACATGAACGATTTTGCAGCAATGAATGCAGTTTATGCCACCTATTTCCCGAGTAATCCACCTGCCAGATCTGCTGTACAAGTTGCAAAATTACCTAAAGATGCCATTGTAGAAATCGAAGCAATCGCTCTCGCTGAATAA
- the amrA gene encoding AmmeMemoRadiSam system protein A, with translation MSLVYTIFVPHPPLLVPEVGKGEERKCQASLDSYREISNRIAQAGVETVILVSPHAPLVKDGMTLVVDDNIQGSFAQFGAPQVSLSFATDPLVREQFQNLSGVIPIQGSIDHGAFVPLYFLQKAGWKGQVVLLGMPLKQPEDYGLRIGQILEELPGRYALIASGDLSHRLREDGPYGFASAGPEFDQFIVKTLQRDTRKIADLPADLVEQAAECGYRSLLLALAAKEGAPEVLSYEGPFGVGYLVADLYHSSPLPQWARRCLGTYLEKGDQGVLDLPAPLTSEFSVRRGCFVTLKQGGNLRGCIGTTEPWQENLALEIQHNAIAAGTQDPRFRPVRAEELDSLSFTVDVLGELEKIDGPEELDPWRYGVVVRQRGKSGLLLPHLEGVDTVAEQISIAQQKAGIYEGSVELWRFEVKRHYE, from the coding sequence ATGAGCTTAGTTTATACAATTTTTGTTCCCCATCCTCCTCTTCTGGTTCCTGAAGTTGGTAAAGGAGAGGAAAGAAAATGTCAAGCAAGCTTAGATTCCTATCGAGAGATTTCAAATCGAATAGCTCAAGCGGGGGTTGAAACGGTAATCTTAGTTTCACCCCACGCGCCTCTTGTCAAGGATGGCATGACTCTTGTCGTTGATGACAATATTCAAGGAAGTTTTGCGCAATTTGGAGCCCCTCAGGTCAGCTTGTCTTTTGCAACTGACCCTCTGGTTAGAGAACAATTTCAAAACCTTTCAGGAGTTATTCCGATCCAGGGTTCCATTGATCATGGTGCTTTTGTACCTCTTTATTTCTTGCAAAAGGCAGGGTGGAAGGGCCAGGTGGTTCTGTTAGGGATGCCCTTGAAGCAACCTGAGGATTACGGGCTGCGGATCGGTCAGATTCTTGAGGAATTGCCAGGACGCTATGCCCTTATAGCAAGTGGGGATCTCTCTCATCGTTTGAGAGAGGACGGGCCCTATGGCTTTGCTTCTGCCGGGCCGGAGTTCGACCAATTTATAGTTAAGACCCTCCAGAGAGATACGAGAAAAATCGCTGATCTGCCGGCTGACCTTGTTGAACAAGCCGCTGAATGCGGTTACCGAAGCCTGCTCTTGGCCTTGGCCGCTAAAGAGGGAGCACCTGAAGTCCTTTCCTATGAAGGGCCTTTTGGCGTAGGGTATCTCGTTGCTGATCTCTATCATTCTTCACCTTTGCCACAGTGGGCGCGACGTTGTCTGGGCACTTATTTAGAGAAAGGTGACCAGGGGGTATTAGATTTGCCTGCGCCGTTAACATCGGAGTTCTCTGTGCGCAGAGGATGTTTTGTCACCCTGAAACAAGGGGGGAATTTACGAGGATGTATTGGGACAACTGAACCATGGCAGGAAAATTTAGCATTGGAAATCCAGCATAATGCAATCGCCGCCGGGACACAGGATCCGCGTTTTCGCCCAGTTCGGGCGGAGGAATTGGATTCCCTAAGCTTTACGGTAGATGTACTTGGAGAACTTGAGAAGATCGACGGGCCTGAAGAGTTGGATCCCTGGAGATATGGAGTTGTTGTTCGACAACGAGGAAAAAGCGGACTTTTGCTCCCCCATTTGGAAGGGGTAGATACGGTGGCCGAGCAAATTAGTATTGCTCAGCAAAAGGCGGGCATCTACGAAGGCTCCGTAGAACTTTGGAGATTTGAGGTTAAAAGGCATTATGAGTAA